A DNA window from Enterobacter cloacae subsp. cloacae ATCC 13047 contains the following coding sequences:
- the panD gene encoding aspartate 1-decarboxylase — translation MIRKMLQGKLHRVKVTQADLHYEGSCAIDQDFLDAAGILENEAIDIWNVNNGKRFSTYAIAAERGSKIISVNGAAAHCADVGDIVIIASFVMMSDEEARRWQPKVAYFEGDNEMKRTAKAIPVQVA, via the coding sequence ATGATTCGCAAAATGCTGCAAGGTAAGCTTCACCGTGTGAAAGTCACGCAGGCCGACCTGCACTATGAAGGCTCCTGCGCGATCGATCAGGATTTTCTCGACGCGGCGGGTATTCTTGAAAACGAAGCGATTGACATCTGGAACGTGAACAACGGCAAACGCTTCTCCACCTACGCGATTGCCGCAGAGCGCGGGTCTAAGATCATCTCCGTTAACGGTGCCGCCGCGCACTGTGCAGACGTAGGGGATATTGTGATCATCGCGAGCTTCGTCATGATGTCCGACGAAGAGGCGCGCCGCTGGCAGCCTAAAGTCGCCTATTTTGAAGGCGACAACGAGATGAAACGCACCGCGAAGGCGATTCCGGTGCAGGTTGCCTGA